CAGCGCCTCGCCGAAGAAGTCGAGGAAGCTGTTGGTGCCGAGGTCCGGCGTGCTGGTGTTGAAGCCAGCAATCGGACCGAACAGCGAGCCCGGATCGAACTCGTAGCGGAAATCGCGCTTCTCGACGCCGAACGCCACCGACAGCGGACCCGCCGGAAGCTCGACCAGTTCGCCGGTGACATAGGCCTGGGCGATCTTCTGGGTGAAGGTCGTCTTGGTCACGCCGGTTTCATTGACGAAGTCGACGCAGTCCTGCGAGAGCGGCTGGATGCCGAACGGGTTGAAGCCACCGTCGCAGAGGCTGGCACCGCCATCGCTAACCCCGCCAGGGGCGGATTCGAGCAGCTCCTGCACGCGCTGCACGTTGACGTTGCCGCGCGCCTCCTGGTCGATGACCGTCTTGCCCCACGAGTAATAGGCCTCGTAGCGCCAGCCGTCCGCGATCTCGCCGCGCAGACCGGCAAGGCCCTGGATTACCTCGTTCTCGAACGCCTGCTCGCGCAGGCCGGTGCCGAGGAAGCGATAGCCGATGCGGATGCCCTCGGTAGCGCCGCTACCCGCCAGATTGGGGTCGTTGCCAACGCGCGTATTGAGCAGCGTCCGCAAATCGTTCGAAACGAACCTGTTGTTCACCGGCACGACGAAGCCGGTGATACGTCCCGGCGTCACGCCCGCACCCGCGCCGCTGTCGTGAACGAGGTTCACGAGCGAGGAGCGTGCGTTGAGAACCGACGCGTTGCTGCCCACGCCGACGATGCCGGTGCTGACCGGGGTCGGCGCGAGCGCGGTGGACGACTTGTAGTTGGTGTACGCCCCCTGGACGAACACTTCGAACGACGGGTTGATCTCGTAGTTCGCACGCGTGAACGCCGAATAACGCTCCAGCGGGAGCACGAGGATGTTCACGATGTCGAAGTTGTAGCTGTAGAAATCGGGGAAATAGTTGAGGTTCGGGTTCGCCGGCGAATCGAGTGCGTAGCGGAAGTTCGTGACATCGCGCGGGTCGTTGAAGGTACCGCGCCCGAACAGCGTGCCGTCGGAATTGAAGCCGAGCAACGTGGTCGTGGGGATGTCCTTTGCCGCCGAGCCATAGCCCTGGAACAGTGCAGTAACCGCCGCCTGGCTGATCGGGTTGGCCGCGCTGTCGGTGAACGAGCCGGTCGGGAACGAACCCGTGGTCGAGGTCGCCTGCGCCGCGAACGCGCGCTGCGCCTTGATCAGGCCCTGGCGATCCGCATATTCGACCGACAGCGCGAAGTTGCCGCGATTGTCGGCGAAATTGCCGCCGATCGTGCCGCTGATCTGGAGCTCGCGCGCGTCGGTCTGCGGGATCGAGTTCGAGTAGGTGGCGCGAAGGTCGATGCCCTCGAAATCGTCCTTGAGGATGACGTTGACCACGCCCGCGATCGCGTCCGCACCATAGGCCGCGCCGGCGCCGCCGGTGGTGACTTCGATGCGCTCGATCAGGCCCTGCGGAATGGTGTTGAGGTCGACCGCCATGGTCGTCGCCGACACCATCGGACGGCGGCCGTCGATCAGCACCAGGTTGCGGTTCGAGCCGAGGCCGCGAAGGTCGATGTTCGACTGGCCGTTGTTGCCCGGGTTGTTCGAGGTGGTCGTGCCGGCCGGGTTCACCTGCGGCAGCGTGTTGAGGAAGGTATCGAGCGTGACGTCCGCGTTCTGGGTCGTCTCTTCACCCGAGACCACCGCCACCGGGCTGTTCGAATCGAGGTTGGGACGGACGATGCGCGAACCGGTGACGACGACGGTGTCCTCTTCGGTCGGTGTCGCAGTCTCGGTTTGCGCGAAAGCGGGCACTGCGAACATCGTGCCGCTGATCAGCAGCGTCGAAGTCAACAGGCGCGTACGTGCCATCGATACCATAATAGTAGCACCCCTTTGTGCGGGCGTTTTCCGCCCTTGTTGATTGCGCAGGAGGGACCTCACGCAAGATTATGACACCATAAGTCTGGGTCTGGCGCGCGCACAATGGCGTTCGAGGGGGCAGCGTCATTTGTAATCGCGACGTGACAAAAACGTCACACTCGCAACCATCCTGCGTTCAGTCGGCCGTCACCGGCATCGATCCGGCGAGCAGTAGCGGGTCGATCCGCGCGCCGTTCCACTTCATTCCCCAGTGGAGATGCGGCCCGGTGGCGCGCCCGGTCGCGCCCACCGCGCCCACGGTCTGACCCCGCCGTACCACCTCGCCGACCTTCACGTCGATGCGCGAGAGGTGGAGGAAGGCGCTGTTGAGGCCCATGCCATGGTCGAGCATCAGCAGCCTGCCCTCGAGCGTGAACGGCGCCTGCGCCGCCAGGATCACCACCCCGTCCGCCGGCGCGAGCACGGGCGTGCCGCTCGGCCGCGCGACATCGACGCCCGAATGGTAGGCGCCGGGCTCGCCCTTGTAGATGCGCTGCGAGCCGAACAGGCCCGAGATGCGCCCGGTCACCGGCCACATGAAACGTTGCCGCCAGCCCTGCGAGGGCGAGCGGATCGCGCGCGCCGTGCTCATCTGGGCGAGCTCGCCCGGACGACGGCGCTGAAACTCCGCGGTCGGCTGCGAATAGCGCGGCAGCGTATTGAGCCGCTCGATCCGCCAGGCGCGCGGCTGTACCGTAAGCGTGCGCCGCATTGCGCTGCCATCGACCCGCGTCGCGACGATCGCAGCCGCAGGCCCCGCGTCGCGGTCGAACGCGATGAGGAAACGGCCGTCCGCCGCGACCGGCACATCCTGGCCATTGAAGCTCAGCCGGCTGGTCAGCGCGGGCGCGGTGCCGAGCACGGTGCCGCCCTGGATCATCGGCCCGTCGAACGCGAAGTCGTTGCGCGCGGCGGAAGCGCGAGCCTGCCCCGCCGCAGCGTCCGCGGGTGCCAGCGCGGCGGGAATGGCGGCCGTCAGGCCAAGGGCGGCGCTCGCGATGACAAGCCCCCCCGTTGCCTTCATGGCGTCATCATCGCCCGCGTCGCGATTTCGGCCGTGGCATAGGGCTCCTGCTTCTCGACGCTCCAGTAGCGCAGCGCCTCGAGCGGGATCTTCTCGCCGCTCACCGCGCACACGACATGGTCGCCGGGCGCGAGCACGCGAAAGCCGTTCGCCATATAGTGGAGCCGCGCCGGGCGGGCGGTGTTGGACGACATCAGCATAAGCGCACTCGTTTCGCTACGGACAATTCAGAACAGATCGGGCTGTTCGGGCTTGGATGGAGCATAGGGTTTGCCGCCTGCGCGCTCAACCCGCGCATCCACCACGCCGTCGCGGAAATGGAGCGTCACCGCGCCCGCCGCGCGCGCGTCCGCCGCGCTCGCCACCACCTTGCCGCTCGCCTTGGCGCCGACGCGGACATAACCGCGCTGGAGCAGATTGTCGGGATTGACCGCGTCGAGCAGCTTGCCCGCCCCCTCCAGCCGGTGACGCAGTGTGTCGAGCTTGCGCTCGAGCACCGCCGGCCGCAGCGCGCCCGCCGCGCGGTCGAGCACGCCGCGCGCCACCGTCACGCGCCGCTCCAGCGCCCGGTCGAGCCGCGCGCCCATGTCGTCGGCCTTTTGCCGCTGCGGCCCGAGCAATGCGTCGCGCCGGGGCAGCACGCGCACCAAGGCCGCCAATCGCTCTCCGCCGCGCTCGTGATAGCGCCGCGCGCAGCGCTCGGCGCGCAGGCCGAGCGTGGCGATGCCGTTGGCGAGCTCGGCGCGCACGGGTACGGCCATCTCCGCCGCCGCGGTCGGGGTCGGCGCGCGCATGTCGGCGGCAAAGTCGCACAGGCTGGTGTCGGTCTCGTGCCCCACCGCCGAGATGACCGGGATCGAGCATGCCGCCACCGCGCGCACCACGACTTCCTCGTTGAACGCCCACAGATCCTCGATCGAGCCGCCGCCGCGCGCGACGATCACCAGGTCCGGCCGCCGCACCGACCCATCCTCCACCATCGCATCGAACCCGCGCACCGCCGCCGCCACTTCCTCGGCCGCGCCCTGGCCTTGCACCTTGACCGGCCAGACCAGCACGTGGGTCGGAAAGCGGTCCTCGAGCCGATGGAGGATATCGCGGATCACCGCCCCGGTAGGCGACGTCACCACGCCGATCGTCTGCGGCGCAAACGGCAGCGGCTTCTTGCGCGCCGGGTCGAACAGCCCCTCCCCGGCGAGCTGTGCCTTCAATTTCTCGAACAGCGCCATCAACGCGCCTTCGCCGGCCAGCTCCATCCGCTCGATCACGATCTGGTATTTGGAGCGGCCGGGGTAGGTGGTGAGCTTGCCGGTGGCGATCACCTCGATCCCGTCCTGCGGGCTGAACGGCACCAAAGCCGCCTGCCCACGCCACATCACCGCGTCGATCACCGCGTCAGCGTCCTTGAGCGCGAGATAGACATGCCCCGACGCCGCACGCTTGAACCCCGAAATCTCGCCGCGCAGCCGGACATGGCCGAACTCGCCCTCGACCATGCGCTTCAGTTTCAGCGACAATTCGCCGACCGAAAGCGGAGCGGCGTTGTCCCCCTCCCGCCCCTCGGCTACGAGCCGCGGCGGAACGTTATCGTCGAAGGGGTCTGACATGAATGTCCTGTTGCTTGGGTCCGGTGGCCGCGAACATGCGCTCGCCTGGAAGCTCGCGCAATCGCCCCGGCTCGATAGCCTGCACGCGATCCCCGGCAACCCCGGAATCGCCCAATACGCGACTTGCCACGAGGTGAAGCTCACCGATCACCCCGCAGTGATCGAGTTCTGCCGCGCGCACGACATCGGCTTCGTCGTGGTCGGCCCTGAAGCGCCTTTGGTCGATGGCCTCAGCGACAGCCTGCGCGCCGCCGGCCTCCCCGTGTTCGGCCCCTCGCAGGCGGCCGCCCAGCTCGAAGGGTCGAAGGGCTTCACCAAGGACCTGTGCGCGCGCGAGAACATCCCCACCGCCGGCTATGTCCGCGTCACCGATCTCGCCACCGCCCGTGCCGCGCTCGCCCGCGATTTCCCGCGGCCGGTGGTGATCAAGGCCGATGGTCTCGCCGCGGGCAAGGGCGTGACCATCGCCTTCACCGACGAGGAGGCCGAGGCCGCGATCGCCGCGATCTTCGACAAGCCCGGCGGCGAGGCGGTGATCGAGGAATTCCTCGAAGGCGAGGAAGCCAGCCTGTTCATCCTCACCGACGGCAAGGCGATCATGCCGATGGGCTCGGCGCAGGACCACAAGCGCGTCGGCGACGGCGACACCGGCCCCAATACCGGCGGGATGGGCGCCTACAGCCCTGCCCGCGTGCTCACCCCCGAGTTGGAAGCCGCGGCGATCGACACGATCATCCGCCCCACCGTCGTGGCGATGGCCAGGGACGGCATTCCCTATTCAGGCGTGCTCTATGCCGGCCTCATGCTCACCCGCGCCGGCCCCAAGCTGATCGAGTACAACGCCCGCTTCGGCGACCCCGAATGCCAGGTGTTGATGCTGCGGCTCGAGGATGATCTGCTCGACCTCATGCTCGCGGCCGAGACCGGCGAGCTGGCCAGCCGTCCCGCCCCGCGCTTCGGCGCCGAGACCGCGCTCACCGTGGTGATGGCGGCGAAGGGCTATCCCGGCACGCCCGAGACCGGCGGCGCGATCCGCGGGCTCGACGCCGCCGAGGAAACCGGCGCGCAGGTCTTCCAGGCCGGCACGCGCATGGATGGCGACACGCTCGTCGCCGCGGGCGGCCGCGTTCTCACGGTCACCGCCACCGGCGCCAGCGTCACCGAAGCGCAGGCGGCCGCCTATCGCGCGGTCGACGCGATCGACTTCCCCACCGGCTTCGCCCGCCGCGACATCGGCTGGCGCGAAGTGGCGCGCGAGCGGGGCTAGTCCGGCTCCGCAATCGCCTGGTCGGCGTCCCCGATCAGATATTGCGCCATCGAGGTGCGCGCCGGATTGATCCGGTGCGGCGGGAACAGCAGCAGGCACAGCACCGCGGTATCGCGCCGCGCCCAGCTCCCCCAGCTGAGCGGCGAATCCCCATGCGCGTCGCGCTGGTCGAGCACCGCGCCCGCCGCGATCAGCCGCTCGATCGTCCCCTGCGTGGCATAAGCCGCCGCGCGGTGCAGCGCGCCCTCGCCGCGGTTGCGCACATCGCGCATGAAGCAACCAGTCTCAGTCCCGGGAATCGTCGCCTTGTTGGGATCGGCGCCAGCCGCCAACAGCACTGCGACAACCGCCTCCTGTCCCGGACTGTCGCGGCTCACCGCGTTGTGCAACGGCGTCTCGCCGCTCTCCGGATCGGCGCCATCGGCGTCCGCGCCTTGCTCGATCAGCCAGGCGCACAGCCGCCAATGCCCGTGGAACGCCGCGCCGCCGAGGCCGAGGTTGCGGCCGAGCCGCTCGAGCGGCACGCCTGCCTCCACCAGCCGCCGGATCGCGCTCACATCGCCATAATAGGCGCACCAGCCGATCAGGTCGGCGCCCTCGACGCGCGCCTGCGGATCGCCGCCGCCGGCGAGCCAGTCGAAGATCAGGTCGGTGCGGCCCGCCGCGATGCGTTCCAGCATGTCGCGCCCTCCGGAATGTGGCGCGTCGTCATATCACGGAGCACCGTCCCGGCGAACTCTTGCCGCGGCGAAGCGTTGACGTTGTTCAACCCTATCCGAGGCCCCCGATGGACAGCACCACCGAATCCCTGTCCCCCGCAGGCGCCGCATCGATGTTCGGCTGGGTAACGGTGACGCATCTGATCGTCGTTGCGCTGTGCGCGGTCGGCGCCATCGCGATCCTTGTCTGGGGCCGCCGGCTGCGCCGCAAGCGCCTGGAGGCCGAGCGCACACGCGAGGAAGACGCCGGCCGCGACCAGCCGCCACCCGCATAGCACGCAGGCTATCCGGTCTCGCTCACCAGCAGCTTGTCGATCTTGTGCCCGTCCATGTCGACGATCTCGAACCGCCAGCCCTGCTCGGTAAAGCTCTCGCCCTCCTGCGGCAGCCGCTTGAGCACCGCGAGCGCGAGGCCGGCGACCGTCGCATAGTCGCGATCCTCGGGCAGCTCGATCCTGATCCGCTCGGCCAGCGCGTCGGCGGCGAGCTGGCCCGAGACGAGCAGCGATCCGTCATCGCGCACCACGATCGCGGGTTCGTCGCCGAAATCGGCGTCCGACACGAACTCGCCCGCGATCGCCGCAAGCAGATCGGCCGGGGTCACGATCCCCTCGAAATGCCCATATTCGTCATGGACGAAGCCCATCGGCACGGCGGCACGGCGCAGCGCGCCCAGCGCATCCATCGCGTCGACCTGGTCGGGGAGCACCGGCGCGGCGTGCATCAGCGCGCGCAGGTCGAGCGGCTGCCCAAGGATCAGCGCCGTGACCACGTCGCGTGCCTGCACCACGCCGACCACCGCGTCGACCGAACCCTCGGCAACCGGCAGGCGGGTATGCGGCGTCTCGGCCAGCGCCTTGCGGATTCCGGCCTCGTCGAGATTGGCGTCGATCCAGTCGACCTCGGTGCGCGGCGTCATCACCTCGCGCACCGGCCGGTCGGCGAGCCGCACCACCCCCGAGATGATCGAGCGCTCATGCTCCTCGATCACTCCCGAATGCGTCGCCTCGGCCACCAGCATGTGCAGCTCCTCGGCGGTGACGCGGTTCTCCGATTCGCGGTTCATGCCGAGCAGGCGGAACACCAAAGCGCTGCTCCGGTCGAGCACCCACACCACCGGTGCGGTAGCCTTCGACAGCCACAGCATCGGCGTCGCCATCACCACCGCGATCGGCTCAGGCGAGCGCAGCGCGAACTGCTTGGGTACCAGCTCGCCGACGATCAGCGAGGCATAGGTGGTGAGCGCGATGACGATCGCGAAACCGATCGTCTGCGCGGTCTCCTTCTCCGCCCCCAGCAGCTCGATCCGCGCCGCGGTGGGCATACCCAGGCTCGCGCCCGAATAGGCGCCGGCGAGGATGCCGATCAGGGTGATGCCGATCTGCACGGTCGAGAGGAACTTGCCGGGATCGGCGGCGAGGTCGAGCGCGGTCTGCGCGCCGCGCTTACCGGTGCGCACCATCGCCTCCAGCCGCGCCTTGCGCGCGGAGACGATCGCGAGCTCGGACATCGCGAACACACCGTTGAGCGCGACCAGCGCCAGGATGATCGCGACGTCGATCCAGGGAAATGGGGGGAGCGGGTCCATTGGCCTGCCGAACCCATAGTCGCATTCAGCTGAGTTTCACAACGCCCGTCTACATCGCGGGTCGATGCGAGGGCGGAACAACGCCGCCGCTCGCGCGATTCTGGTCACGAAATCAAAGGAGGAAGTTCATGCGTAATCTCGGCAACTGGCCGCTCGTCCCCGCCATCGCGGCGCTCGCGCTGACAAGCGCCTGCGTCACCGATCCGGTGACTGGCGAGCAGCGCATGTCCAAGGCCGGCATCGGCGCGATCGGCGGCGCGCTGGGCGGCTATATCCTTGGCGACATCGTCGGCGGGCGGCGCGACCGGTCTGAAAAGATCATCGGCGCGGGCATCGGCGCGATCGGCGGCGCCGCCATCGGCAGCTACATGGACCGGCAGGAGCGCGAGATCCGCGAGCGTACCGCGGGCACCGATGTCGAGGTGATCCGCCGGGGCGACGACCTCATCCTGTCGATGCCGTCGGGCATCACCTTCGCCACCGACAGCTCGACGATCGAGCCGCAGTTCCGCCCCACGCTCGACAAGGTCGCCGACGTGCTCGACCGCTACAACCAGACCTATGTCGACGTGTACGGCCACACCGATTCGACCGGGTCGGACGCCTACAACCAGTCGCTGTCGGAGCGCCGCGCTGACGCGGTCGCCAGCTATCTCTCGATGCGCGGCGTCGAATCGGCGCGGCTCGAGGCGCTCGGCTATGGCGAGACCCAGCCCGTCGCCGACAACGCCACGATCGAAGGCCGCGCCCAGAACCGCCGCGTCGAGATCAAGATCGTGCCGGTGCGCGACAGCGACATGCGGTAAGAAATCCTCCCCTTCAGGGGAGGTGGCATCGCGCAGCGATGACGGAGGGACCGCCGCGCAGACGGCGGAAACGGCGCAACCGGGTACCGCCCTCTTCGGGGCGGCCCCTCCACCGCCTTCGGCGGTCCCCCTCCCCCGGTGGGGGGAGGAGTTTCACCGCCGCGCCGCGAAGAACTCCCGCAGCAACTCGCCTGCCTCGCCTTCCCCGATCCCGGAATACACTTCCGGCCGGTGATGGCAGGTGGGTTGCGCGAAGAAGCGCGGGCCGTGCTCGACCGCCCCACCTTTGGGATCGGGTGCGCCGTAATAGACGCGCGCGATCCGGGCATGCGCGATCGCCCCGGCGCACATCGCGCAGGGCTCCAGCGTCACCCACAGGTCGCAATCCTCCAGCCGCTCGCGGCCGAGCTTCGCCGCGGCCTCGCGAATCACCCGCATCTCGGCATGCGCGGTGGGGTCGCACAGGGCACGCGGCGCGTTGGCCGCGACCGCCACCTGCCGGTCGCCCTGCATCACCACCGCGCCGACCGGCACCTCGCCCGCCTGTGCGGCGGCGCGGGCGGCATCGAGCGCGGCGCGCATCGGTTCGGGCAGCGGGAACATCACCCCGCTATGCCCGCGCACGCCGCCCTTGGCCATGCCGCCCGCGAATCGGTGTCCGCCTACTGCGTCTTGGCGGCAGGCGCAGGCTGCGCCTTCTCGACCTCGACCGTCGGCACCTGGATGGTCTTGTTCTCCATCACCACGGTCGGCACCTGGATCGTCTCGTTGGTATAGCCCATGCCGACCTTGCCGACATCGGCCTTCACCTCGGGCGCCTTGCCGCCTTCCAGCTTGACCTGCGGCAGCGAGCCGGACTGCATGTTGACGCTCAGCATGCCGACCGAGATCATCACCACGATCACCACGGCGGCGAGGCCCAGTATCGCCAGGATTGCACGCATCGTTCAGTCTCCCCAAAATTGAATCGTTTGCGTAATAACGCCGCATGACGGATCGAAGTTGCACGCGATCGGTCGAACGAGGTTGACGAAAAGCCCCTGTCCCGGTATCGGGCCGCTCTTTCCGGGACGACCGGAACAGGCATAAACCTAGGAATCAAGCGATGTCGCGCATTTGCGAGCTGACCGGCAAGGGCCGGCAGGTGGGACACAATGTTTCCCACGCCAACAACAAGACCAAGCGCACCTTTCTGCCCAACCTGCAGAATGTGACGCTGCTGTCGGAAGCGCTGGAGCGTTCGGTTCGCCTGCGCGTCTCGACGCACGGCCTGCGCTCGGTCGAGCACAATGGCGGTCTCGACAACTGGCTGCTCAAGACCAGCGACGAGAAGCTCTCGCTCAAGGCGCGCCGCCTGAAGCGCGAGATCGCCAAGAAGGCGACCGCCGCGGCCTGAACCCGTTTGGGGCTCGCAATTTCGACCGGCCCGCTCCCGCAAGGGACGCGGGCCGTTCGGCGTTCTGGCGCCGGCTATACGTCCAACCTGAACTTGAGCAGCAGCGAACGCTGCAACCGCCACTGATTGTCATCCGAGGCGATCCACAGGATCGTATCGCGCCCTTCGCGAGTCACCGCCACCGCCTCGAAATTATCGTGCACCACCGGTGCGGCGAAGCGCGCGATCTCCCGGCCCGTGGCGATTCGGCCTGCACCCACCGCGCCGCGATCCACGATCGCCACCACCGCGGTGAACATCTCGCGCAGCGAAGCCTTGCGGTTGAGCACCACCAGCCTTCCGTCGGGCAGCTCGGCGATGTCGGTCGGCTTGAACCCCTTGGGCGGACGATAGCTGAACGCGAAGCCGCGCCGCGGCGCGCGCACCGGATCGCCCGCGAACCACAGCCCGCGCCGCGTGCCCTTGGCGTCACCGTCCTCGCTTTCCGACAGCACGATGAAGCTGCCGTCGCGCAGCCGCGCCATCGCTTCGGCGCCGCCATTGTCGGGCCACTCCGCCATCGCCGGCGGCGCCGCATGTGCCTCGGCGCGTGCGAAGCCGGGAGCATAGCGCCAGATCTGGTTCGCCCGCTCGAACCCCACCCATAGCTGCCCCGTCGCCGGATCGCGCGTGAGCGATTCGCTGTCGCGCTCGGACTTGTGCCAGCCGCGCCCCGGTCCGTCGGGCAGCTCGGCGAAGCGCGGGGCGCGCGCCTGCCAGTCGCGCCCCATCCGGAAGCTGACGATATTCCCGCCGTCGCTCAGCAGCGTGAAGCGGTCGCCCTCCACGGTCATCGCGGAGAAGCCCCCGAACGCCGGCTTAGGGCCGGTCAGGTACACCCCGCCCAGAAAGGTCAGCCCGCCAAGCTTCACCCGCGCGGGATCGCGCCAGTCAAGCGCCATCGGATGCGCCGCCATCTCGGCCTTCGCGGGCAGCAGCGCCAGCCGCTCGTCCCCCGACCAGCTCGGCACGAACAACAACAGCAGGAGCACGGAGAGCAGGATACGCATCGCGCCCCTCATAGCGGCCCGATTCCCGCCGCAAAGCTGAACCTTGGATAACGGCGGTGTTCAGCCAGTGCTCAACCCTGTTCATCTAGTAGCAAGCGCAACGGGCCGTGCCGCGCGTATCGCGCACGCCCGCCAAACAGCCGGTGCGCGTCCTTGAGGACGCCCCTGCCCGTGTTTCCCCGCGTTGCGTATCGGGGATGGGCGCTTTCCCCCTCGGGCCCCTCTCACCGCACCGGCCAATTCCCGCTCCGCACGCGCCGCTCTTTTCGCTGAACGGGAGATAACCGGCACATTCAGGCATCGCTCAATGCGGATGTGCGAATCCCTTGTTCAACGATGACGGCGCAGGGCCGACATCGCACGAAACGGCAGAACAAGGAGAAAACCGATGTTCAAGAAGCTTTCCCTGATCGGCGCCGCGCTGGCGATGACCGGTACCGCGCTGATCTCCGCGACGCCCGCCGCTGCGCAGCGCTACGAGTATCGCGACGACCGCGGCTATTATGGCGACCGCGGTTACCGCAACGATCGCGGCTACCGCAGCTATCGTGGCTATGACCGCCGCTACAACAACCGCTACAACCGTTACCGGGCGCGCGAGAAGTGCCGCGACGGTGACGGCGGCACGATCGTCGGCGCGATCGCCGGCGGCCTCGCCGGCAACGCGATCGCCGGCCGCGGCGACCGCACGCTCGGCACGATCCTCGGCGGCGCGGTGGGCGCCATCGCCGGCCGCGAGATCGACCGGTCGGACCGTCCGGGCTATTGCCGCCGCTAAGTCAGTAGTGGTCTGAAACAAGGAGGCCGGCTCCCGCAAGGGGGTCGGCCTTACTTGCATCCGATAGTGTCTGTTTGGAAATGCGCGGAAGAGCGCATTTCGAGGCGGCACCGGCCCGCTCCCCACCCGGCCACCCAACGGTAGTATCATATGGGTGGCCGGGTGGGGGAGCGGGCCGGTGCCGTAATGCGCCGTCAGGCGCATTCTCAAACGAAGTGTATCAGTTGAGCAACACTCTCCGGTCAATCGCGTGATTCGAACGCCTTGGCGCTTGTTTCTGCCACATTCGACACCCAGATGCGCCCTCCCCGAGGCGGAGGAGACATCCGCCCAGGGCTGTAAAAAGGAATGTAGAATACCATGAAGAAGATTGCTCTGGCGCTCGTCGCCCTGACCGCCGCCGCAACGCCGGCTTTCGCGCAGGACGAAGCCGCCCCCTTCAACGGCGCGCATGTTTCGGCCGTTGTCGGCTACGACATTCTCGACCTCAACACCGCGGGTCTCGATAACCCCGATGGCCTCGCCTATGGCGTGAACCTCGGCTATGATCTCCAGCGCGGCAACGTCCTGTTCGGCATCGAGGGCGAGGTCACCGAATCCACTGCCGAGGTCAAGGCGGGCAACACCGTCGTCGCTTCGGCGGGCCGCGACCTCTATGTCGGCGGCCGTCTCGGCTATGTGCTGGGCAAGACCGCGATCTACGGCAAGGCCGGCTACACCAATGCGCGCGTCGAGAGCGTCGCGGGCGACGACAATGGCGACGGCTTCCGTGTCGGCGGCGGCGTCGAGCGCAAATTCGGCCAGAACCTCTTCGGCAAGGTCGAGTATCGCTATTCGAACT
This is a stretch of genomic DNA from Sphingomonas sp. BT-65. It encodes these proteins:
- a CDS encoding hemolysin family protein; this encodes MDPLPPFPWIDVAIILALVALNGVFAMSELAIVSARKARLEAMVRTGKRGAQTALDLAADPGKFLSTVQIGITLIGILAGAYSGASLGMPTAARIELLGAEKETAQTIGFAIVIALTTYASLIVGELVPKQFALRSPEPIAVVMATPMLWLSKATAPVVWVLDRSSALVFRLLGMNRESENRVTAEELHMLVAEATHSGVIEEHERSIISGVVRLADRPVREVMTPRTEVDWIDANLDEAGIRKALAETPHTRLPVAEGSVDAVVGVVQARDVVTALILGQPLDLRALMHAAPVLPDQVDAMDALGALRRAAVPMGFVHDEYGHFEGIVTPADLLAAIAGEFVSDADFGDEPAIVVRDDGSLLVSGQLAADALAERIRIELPEDRDYATVAGLALAVLKRLPQEGESFTEQGWRFEIVDMDGHKIDKLLVSETG
- a CDS encoding OmpA family protein, which gives rise to MRNLGNWPLVPAIAALALTSACVTDPVTGEQRMSKAGIGAIGGALGGYILGDIVGGRRDRSEKIIGAGIGAIGGAAIGSYMDRQEREIRERTAGTDVEVIRRGDDLILSMPSGITFATDSSTIEPQFRPTLDKVADVLDRYNQTYVDVYGHTDSTGSDAYNQSLSERRADAVASYLSMRGVESARLEALGYGETQPVADNATIEGRAQNRRVEIKIVPVRDSDMR
- a CDS encoding nucleoside deaminase, with translation MRAALDAARAAAQAGEVPVGAVVMQGDRQVAVAANAPRALCDPTAHAEMRVIREAAAKLGRERLEDCDLWVTLEPCAMCAGAIAHARIARVYYGAPDPKGGAVEHGPRFFAQPTCHHRPEVYSGIGEGEAGELLREFFAARR
- the rpmB gene encoding 50S ribosomal protein L28, with the translated sequence MSRICELTGKGRQVGHNVSHANNKTKRTFLPNLQNVTLLSEALERSVRLRVSTHGLRSVEHNGGLDNWLLKTSDEKLSLKARRLKREIAKKATAAA
- a CDS encoding esterase-like activity of phytase family protein — protein: MRILLSVLLLLLFVPSWSGDERLALLPAKAEMAAHPMALDWRDPARVKLGGLTFLGGVYLTGPKPAFGGFSAMTVEGDRFTLLSDGGNIVSFRMGRDWQARAPRFAELPDGPGRGWHKSERDSESLTRDPATGQLWVGFERANQIWRYAPGFARAEAHAAPPAMAEWPDNGGAEAMARLRDGSFIVLSESEDGDAKGTRRGLWFAGDPVRAPRRGFAFSYRPPKGFKPTDIAELPDGRLVVLNRKASLREMFTAVVAIVDRGAVGAGRIATGREIARFAAPVVHDNFEAVAVTREGRDTILWIASDDNQWRLQRSLLLKFRLDV
- a CDS encoding glycine zipper 2TM domain-containing protein, whose protein sequence is MFKKLSLIGAALAMTGTALISATPAAAQRYEYRDDRGYYGDRGYRNDRGYRSYRGYDRRYNNRYNRYRAREKCRDGDGGTIVGAIAGGLAGNAIAGRGDRTLGTILGGAVGAIAGREIDRSDRPGYCRR
- a CDS encoding outer membrane protein — translated: MKKIALALVALTAAATPAFAQDEAAPFNGAHVSAVVGYDILDLNTAGLDNPDGLAYGVNLGYDLQRGNVLFGIEGEVTESTAEVKAGNTVVASAGRDLYVGGRLGYVLGKTAIYGKAGYTNARVESVAGDDNGDGFRVGGGVERKFGQNLFGKVEYRYSNYEADVERHQVVAGVGMRF